Proteins co-encoded in one Ananas comosus cultivar F153 linkage group 15, ASM154086v1, whole genome shotgun sequence genomic window:
- the LOC109721593 gene encoding uncharacterized protein LOC109721593 isoform X1, translating to MSLIRCLASYYRRNLRLPSHRRALSNDLTPSHSRSLATFDQRRYLWGNNHPRDLMNKKEVSVDRIDNKPTLPSTPQKSPFSTWAKWAIGLITTILLPFGNKKLLQIENEVEMVENVVENAAVVVEKVANMTEKVSSEVAERLPEDGKLKDAVVFVEHASKEVAEEAHLAQDIIHKVDELEEEVKTLLDPITHHGKVSNEKLETN from the exons ATGTCTCTAATTAGGTGTTTAGCTTCGTATTACCGTCGTAATCTTCGCCTTCCCAGCCATCGCAGGGCTCTTTCTAATGATCTAACACCCTCTCACAGTAGAAGCTTGGCTACGTTTGATCAGAGGAGGTATTTGTGGGGGAATAATCATCCTCGTGATCTCATGAATAAGAA GGAAGTGAGCGTCGATCGAATCGATAATAAACCAACACTGCCTTCTACACCACAAAAATCTCCTTTTTCCACTTG GGCAAAATGGGCCATTGGGCTTATTACGACAATATTACTACCTTTTGGGAACAAGAAATTGCTACAAATTGAAA ATGAGGTTGAGATGGTCGAGAATGTGGTAGAAAATGCAGCAGTCGTCGTGGAAAAAGTCGCGAATATGACCGAGAAGGTGTCGTCGGAGGTGGCGGAGCGTTTACCGGAGGATGGAAAGCTCAAAGATGCAGTTGTTTTTGTTGAGCATGCATCAAAAGAAGTTGCAGAGGAGGCTCATCTAGCCCAGGACATCATTCATAAG GTTGATGAGCTAGAGGAGGAGGTTAAGACACTGTTAGATCCCATTACGCATCATGGCAAAGTTTCCAATGAAAAGTTGGAAACAAATTGA
- the LOC109721593 gene encoding uncharacterized protein LOC109721593 isoform X2 — protein MSLIRCLASYYRRNLRLPSHRRALSNDLTPSHSRSLATFDQRREVSVDRIDNKPTLPSTPQKSPFSTWAKWAIGLITTILLPFGNKKLLQIENEVEMVENVVENAAVVVEKVANMTEKVSSEVAERLPEDGKLKDAVVFVEHASKEVAEEAHLAQDIIHKVDELEEEVKTLLDPITHHGKVSNEKLETN, from the exons ATGTCTCTAATTAGGTGTTTAGCTTCGTATTACCGTCGTAATCTTCGCCTTCCCAGCCATCGCAGGGCTCTTTCTAATGATCTAACACCCTCTCACAGTAGAAGCTTGGCTACGTTTGATCAGAGGAG GGAAGTGAGCGTCGATCGAATCGATAATAAACCAACACTGCCTTCTACACCACAAAAATCTCCTTTTTCCACTTG GGCAAAATGGGCCATTGGGCTTATTACGACAATATTACTACCTTTTGGGAACAAGAAATTGCTACAAATTGAAA ATGAGGTTGAGATGGTCGAGAATGTGGTAGAAAATGCAGCAGTCGTCGTGGAAAAAGTCGCGAATATGACCGAGAAGGTGTCGTCGGAGGTGGCGGAGCGTTTACCGGAGGATGGAAAGCTCAAAGATGCAGTTGTTTTTGTTGAGCATGCATCAAAAGAAGTTGCAGAGGAGGCTCATCTAGCCCAGGACATCATTCATAAG GTTGATGAGCTAGAGGAGGAGGTTAAGACACTGTTAGATCCCATTACGCATCATGGCAAAGTTTCCAATGAAAAGTTGGAAACAAATTGA
- the LOC109721205 gene encoding uncharacterized protein LOC109721205, producing the protein MAHSFAPPNPSKLCLSSALFISPPRLANKIMIPNYPLLTNMISPRIRMNRRVRLVRAMQPPRSNRAEPAQDNPKVTNVNHTSSPGLPKFSLFNFATWVQWILGMIIFVALPSYKRFLTIEDQVDKTAVAVVEMVEQAAETIEKISSEVAETLPENSELKETVLKVEHIAEEVIKDAELVDSVINKVDDFVDEVDAMVEPIIEGKFLIRRQSHEQKAT; encoded by the exons ATGGCTCATTCTTTTGCTCCTCCCAATCCTTCTAAGCTGTGTCTCTCCTCAGCACTTTTCATCTCTCCTCCTCGGCTCGCTAATAAAATTATGATCCCTAATTACCCCCTCCTCACCAACATGATTTCTCCACGGATCCGCATGAATCGGAGGGTGCGTTTAGTTCGAGCAATGCAACCGCCTCGTTCCAACCGCGCTGAGCCAGCTCAAGACAATCCAAA GGTGACAAATGTCAATCACACCAGCAGTCCAGGGCTCCCAAAATTTTCTCTATTCAATTTCGCTACATG GGTGCAGTGGATCTTGGGCATGATCATATTCGTGGCTTTGCCATCCTACAAGAGATTCTTAACAATCGAag ATCAAGTTGACAAGAccgcggtggcggtggtggagATGGTGGAGCAAGCAGCAGAGACGATAGAGAAGATATCGTCAGAAGTAGCAGAAACCCTCCCAGAAAACAGCGAACTAAAAGAAACTGTTTTGAAGGTAGAGCATATTGCAGAGGAAGTTATCAAGGATGCGGAATTAGTCGACTCCGTAATCAACAAG GTTGATGATTTTGTTGATGAGGTGGATGCAATGGTGGAGCCTATCATTGAAGGAAAGTTCTTAATTAGGAGGCAGAGCCATGAACAGAAGGCCACTTAA